Proteins encoded in a region of the Salminus brasiliensis chromosome 2, fSalBra1.hap2, whole genome shotgun sequence genome:
- the gxylt1b gene encoding glucoside xylosyltransferase 1 yields the protein MRRYVRALALCTVLALLSVLYVFSELHANRATAPLLRFSSQTSPKGQHAKQADAAGEPRSTSNVRKAAQEPDSVGRQEEETMHLAVVACGTRQEEAVSLLKSAVILSNRAMQFHIFAEDQLHSSIKEVLDSWPTSIRQKFNYTVHPVSFPSQHQSEWSKLFKPCASQRLFLPMILRDVDSLLYVDTDVLFLRPVELLWDLFVQFNSSQLAAMAPEHEEPRIAWYNRFARHPYYGATGINSGVMLMNLTRMRQAHFKNDMTAVGLRWEELLVPLLHKYKLNITWGDQDLINIIFHHNPEKLLVFPCQWNYRPDHCIYGSNCSPAEQEGVFVLHGNRGVFHSEKQPAFRAVYDAVRQYAFGDDLVNSFWLPLEDKLNETTHTYCGKISHLFTRALSQSVGSTQRTTLPNY from the exons ATGCGGAGATATGTGCGGGCTCTGGCCTTGTGCACGGTGCTAGCCCTGCTCTCTGTGCTGTACGTGTTCAGTGAGCTACATGCTAACAGGGCTACAGCGCCTCTGCTCCGCTTCTCCTCACAGACCTCTCCTAAAGGACAGCATGCGAAACAGGCAGACGCCGCCGGAGAGCCGCGAAGCACTAGTAATGTCAG AAAAGCTGCACAGGAACCCGATTCGGTTGGGAGACAGGAAGAGGAGACAATGCATCTGGCAGTGGTGGCTTGTGGAACGAGGCAGGAGGAGGCTGTCAGCCTGCTCAAGTCTGCAGTCATACTGAGCAATAGGGCAATGCAATTTCATATATTTGCTGAGGATCAGCTGCACAGCAGTATAAAAGAAGTT CTGGATTCTTGGCCCACGTCGATCAGGCAGAAGTTCAACTACACTGTGCATCCAGTCTCTTTCCCAAGCCAGCACCAGAGCGAGTGGAGTAAGCTTTTCAAGCCATGTGCATCACAGAGACTTTTCCTGCCT ATGATACTAAGGGATGTGGACTCCCTGCTGTATGTGGACACAGACGTGCTCTTCTTGCGGCCTGTGGAGCTGCTGTGGGACCTGTTTGTGCAGTTTAACTCCAGCCAGCTGGCAGCGATGGCACCAGAGCACGAGGAGCCGCGCATCGCCTGGTACAACCGCTTCGCCCGCCATCCGTATTATGGAGCAACAGGCATCAACTCTGGTGTAATGCTGATGAACTTGACCCGAATGAGACAAGCCCACTTTAAG AATGATATGACTGCTGTTGGTCTGCGCTGGGAGGAGCTTCTGGTGCCACTGCTGCACAAATACAAGCTAAACATCACCTGGGGAGATCAAGACCTCATTAACATCATCTTTCATCATAATCCTG agaagctgctggtgttccCGTGCCAATGGAACTATCGTCCTGATCACTGCATCTACGGCAGTAACTGCAGCCCCGCAGAGCAGGAAGGGGTGTTTGTTCTCCATGGCAACAGGGGAGTGTTCCACAGTGAGAAACAGCCTGCATTCAGGGCTGTATATGATGCTGTTAgacag TACGCCTTCGGAGATGATTTGGTAAACTCTTTTTGGCTGCCCCTGGAAGACAAGTTGAATGAGACCACGCACACATACTGTGGAAAAATCAGTCATCTCTTTACCAGAGCACTGAGCCAATCTGTGGGATCCACCCAGAGGACCACTTTGCCAAACTACTGA